In Anopheles cruzii chromosome X, idAnoCruzAS_RS32_06, whole genome shotgun sequence, one genomic interval encodes:
- the LOC128269083 gene encoding uncharacterized protein LOC128269083: MSSTPRKTPTIVMKNSYANETDVAFSEVGVVSQMQPSLPTSLSTTKQSDAPVGSLFMQQDMPGMPQSSLVNNRMTSFPAAEIRTLESHQALPSFNFGSQVPVSIQSQTLPPTSAISSPFGETALPAVMAGTNNRIVFGASTKTIETPGFSSDEIKPVLPSNNGGSFVFSATNVGNKRPSDNTLSGNMVDRSSHRVTPVPYEMPLSSHTTASNSFASGKGASNTPVFQFGDPSFQNPFVPPAIGRGQQQQQQIVQRRLKLRATRRLHQR, translated from the exons CGTAATGAAGAATAGCTACGCGAATGAAACTGATGTCGCATTTAGTGAGGTGGGTGTAGTTTCGCAAATGCAACCCTCTTTACCAACATCGCTATCGACGACGAAGCAATCTGATGCGCCTGTGGGTTCATTGTTTATGCAACAGGACATGCCCGGCATGCCTCAATCATCGTTGGTTAATAACCGTATGACTAGTTTCCCTGCCGCTGAAATACGGACATTAGAATCCCACCAAGCTTTACCGTCGTTTAATTTCGGGTCGCAAGTTCCTGTCAGCATTCAGTCGCAAACGTTACCGCCCACGTCCGCGATTTCATCCCCTTTCGGTGAAACAGCCTTACCGGCAGTTATGGCGGGCACGAACAATAGAATAGTTTTCGGTGCATCCACCAAGACCATTGAAACACCTGGTTTCTCCTCCGACGAGATTAAACCAGTCCTTCCTTCTAACAATGGTGGGTCATTCGTATTTTCTGCTACCAACGTTGGCAATAAAAGACCTTCGGACAATACG TTGAGCGGCAACATGGTTGATAGGAGTTCCCATCGAGTTACACCGGTTCCATATGAAATGCCATTGTCATCCCATACAACTGCATCAAATAGTTTCGCATCCGGGAAG GGCGCTTCAAATACACCGGTTTTTCAATTCGGTGATCCCTCGTTCCAGAACCCTTTCGT TCCTCCCGCCATAGGACgtggccaacagcaacaacaacaaattgtGCAAAGGCGACTGAAACTTCGCGCAACCCGAAGGCTGCATCAACGGTAA
- the LOC128269092 gene encoding uncharacterized protein LOC128269092, whose translation MSQLIKNIPRRQSIPILYTRGTHYDVGYDVGRTFASIIKNFLHISEPLNNSYLPLYNTEEGRKVYNATLESVKKSFPQYIRELEGTADGAQVEFHKLFLLHLDEILPVSVDGVNSINQPIGCSTICVNEPGCEILAHTEDALSEVLNHYYFVSAHIISDSPQGKYNTIEERFTSLCYAGHLPGYTMNYNHHGLVFSINTLSARTLIGGKTPRHFITRALLSAENFIQAQQILRDNGVGAADGCSINMTFLKQEGDRLFHNAEMGPAENAEQSQLNIFTASPGECIIHANKYLRLPVPEVNGLIIDSSIERMKTFGGFKAPKTVHDVIKMLGDTSAQEHTVFRENGPKDVIKTVCVGIFDCVKRTWTLYSDNPKFNAPLVVLPMALKN comes from the exons ATGTCGCAGCTCATCAAAAATATTCCCCGTCGGCAAAGCATTCCCATACTGTACACCCGCGGGACGCACTACGATGTGGGCTACGATGTG GGTCGCACGTTTGCATCGATCATAAAAAACTTTTTACACATCTCAGAACCGCTAAACAACTCTTATCTGCCATTGTACAACACCGAAGAAGGAC GAAAAGTGTACAACGCCACTCTAGAAAGCGTGAAGAAATCATTCCCGCAATACATCCGTGAATTGGAGGGAACAGCAGACGGTGCCCAGGTGGAGTTTCACAAG CTCTTTCTTCTACATTTAGATGAAATCTTGCCAGTATCGGTCGACGGCGTTAACAGCATCAATCAACCGATCGGCTGCTCCACTATTTGCGTAAACGAACCTGGTTGT GAAATTCTTGCCCATACCGAGGATGCACTGTCCGAGGTTCTGAACCATTACTATTTCGTGTCTGCCCACATCATTTCCGACAGCCCCCAGGGTAAATATAACACGATAGAAGAGCGCTTCACCTCGCTCTGCTACGCAGGCCATCTACCCGGATACACCATGAACTACAACCACCATGGGCTGGTATTCTCTATCAATACACTCAGTGCCAGAACGCTCATTGGTGGGAAAACGC CGCGCCATTTCATCACCAGAGCTCTGCTGTCGGCCGAAAACTTCATACAAGCACAACAAATTTTGCGTGACAACGGCGTGGGGGCTGCCGATGGATGCTCGATCAACATGACGTTCTTAAA GCAAGAAGGTGATCGTTTGTTCCATAATGCCGAAATGGGTCCAGCGGAGAACGCTGAGCAGTCGCAATTAAATATCTTCACAGCCAGCCCAGGTGAGTGCATCATTCACGCCAACAAGTACCTCAGACTGCCGGTACCGGAAGTGAATGGGCTTATTATTGACTCGAGTATCGAGCGGATGAAAACGTTCGGAGGCTTCAAAGCGCCCAAAACCGTGCATGACGTGATAAAGATGCTGGGTGACACCAGCGCCCAGGAGCACACGGTGTTTCGCGAGAACGGCCCGAAAGACGTAATCAAAACCGTTTGCGTCGGCATTTTCGATTGCGTCAAGCGTACCTGGACGCTGTACTCGGACAACCCGAAATTCAACGCTCCACTCGTGGTGCTACCGATGGCGCTCAAGAATTAA
- the LOC128269106 gene encoding uncharacterized protein LOC128269106 — MDFSTLLSCILLITAMMSICDAHECYVCSNQTGNTAKCLNTVKICEQGEDACLTEIRWGSMPYFSLGAQKQFYVSKRCAKKEICQRIRTKHMPYCTHIWYEDWTCSACCLGDRCNYYVISDATHSISFSLKLFAASLATLFVRNALQT; from the exons ATGGACTTTTCGACCTTATTGTCCTGTATTCTGCTAATAACAGCGATGATGAGTATTT GTGATGCCCACGAGTGTTACGTTTGTTCCAACCAGACCGGCAACACCGCAAAATGCTTAAACACGGTGAAGATCTGTGAGCAAGGCGAAGACGCCTGCCTTACCGAGATCAGGTGGGGCAGCATGCCGTACTTTTCGCTGGGCGCTCAGAAACAGTTCTACGTATCGAAGCGTTGCGCTAAGAAGGAGATATGTCAGCGCATCCGCACAAAGCACATGCCGTACTGTACGCATATTTGGTACGAAGACTGGACCTGTTCGGCGTGCTGTTTGGGCGATCGATGTAATTATTACGTCATC AGCGACGCTACGCATTCGATATCGTTCTCGTTGAAGCTGTTTGCTGCGTCCTTAGCCACGCTCTTTGTCCGCAATGCTTTGCAAACGTGA
- the LOC128279028 gene encoding uncharacterized protein LOC128279028, which produces MDETSRNSAMLDIEGVRQQSDIDALRVDNRAKESYKQISEGDIHRHQSAGLGSMTKKSDAYEENSINMPRENAASVKEGEEERMLNGGGAESGASAVGRCDEEASEKDKLAQKEVEVKFISSKNGGVRIDLELESQQTFSGMAKEELMRYANDPFWVRLRWLLFVLFWALWVAMLLGSFYIIYDAPKCAAPVPLTWWQQGPLIEIDESQYQNQIEDIVRYGAKGVIYQLPADETYFIDSSPVKEKLEQLVTAFRSRKVEVIVDLTPNFVTKDDPLFREAIERPESDARNAFIWRDAAKAPNWLSIVEEGRAWKNVSSGQAILSQFGTDRYDLQLNEPIAKTKLKFTIEHLISLGVRGVRLANAKHFIINRDGSDESPMNIEEADKSLSLTDYGFWTHKETTYREGLGELFHELAGIVHGLLHENGFISVTEDILRPEVFAVNGTLPIDIPLYGNIEFDLREGTGPNVTKKLRHDIENAYRTVKSYSAYGGGKPWLQLRYNRASMEHLGASEYTIFNFLLPGVPVLPLDVLTTNNVSQETIETLEKFRGSSSFQHGQFSMYNDANLTSLAYIRLKSGNPGFLVALNLAQEEAKMADFSGIDGIGSELTVVLSSHNYAVANIVAKTKVPVNAIPLSPQSAIIATYVPTK; this is translated from the exons ATGGATGAAACTAGCAGAAACAGTGCTATGCTCGATATCGAGGGAGTTAGACAGCAATCGGACATCGACGCACTACGGGTAGACAATCGTGCGAAAGAGAGCTATAAACAGATAAGCGAAGGAGACATTCATCGCCATCAAAGTGCTGGGCTTG GCTCTATGACCAAGAAAAGCGACGCGTACGAGGAGAATAGCATCAATATGCCACGTGAAAACGCAGCGAGTGTCAAGGAGGGCGAGGAGGAAAGAATGTTaaatggcggtggcgccgAAAGTGGGGCTTCCGCCGTTGGCCGCTGCGACGAGGAGGCATCCGAAAAGGACAAACTAGCGCAGAAGGAAGTGGAGGTGAAATTCATCTCCTCGAAAAACGGAGGCGTTCGCATCGATCTGGAGCTGGAGAGCCAG CAAACGTTCTCCGGTATGGCGAAGGAGGAATTGATGAGGTACGCGAACGATCCATTCTGGGTGCGCCTCCGTTGGCTGCTGTTTGTATTATTTTGGGCTCTTTGGGTGGCAATGCTGCTTGGTTCGTTTTACATCATCTACGACGCACCTAAATGTGCCGCTCCGGTACCGCTGACCTGGTGGCAACAGGGACCACTGATCGAGATAGACGAGAGCCAATACCAAAATCAAATCGAGGACATCGTGCGATACGGAGCAAAAGGCGTAATCTATCAGTTACCGGCAGACGAAACTTACTTCATCGATTCATCTCCGGTAAAGGAGAAGCTCGAGCAGCTGGTCACGGCGTTCCG ATCCAGAAAAGTCGAAGTCATCGTCGATCTTACACCTAACTTCGTAACGAAGGATGATCCCCTTTTCCGGGAGGCAATAGAGCGTCCTGAGAGTGATGCACGCAATGCTTTCATATGGAGGGATGCTGCGAAAGCACCGAACTGGCTGTCGATTGTTGAGGAGGGCCGAGCTTGGAAGAACGTATCCTCTGGCCAGGCTATTCTATCCCAATTCGGCACGGATCGCTACGACCTACAACTAAACGAGCCGATCGCCAAGACCAAACTGAAGTTCACCATCGAGCACCTTATTTCTCTTGGCGTTCGTGGAGTGCGGCTCGCGAATGCCAAACACTTTATCATCAACCGCGATGGAAGCGACGAGTCGCCCATGAACATCGAAGAAGCGGACAAatctctttcgctcaccgACTATGGCTTCTGGACTCACAAGGAAACGACTTATCGCGAAGGACTTGGCGAGTTGTTTCACGAATTGGCTGGTATAGTGCACGGTTTGCTTCAcgaaaatggtttcatttcgGTCACCGAAGACATTCTGCGACCGGAAGTGTTCGCCGTCAATGGAACTTTACCTATTGATATACCCCTTTACGGCAATATTGAGTTCGATCTACGCGAAGGTACCGGCccaaatgtaacaaaaaagcTGCGTCACGACATCGAGAATGCATACCGTACAGTGAAGAGCTACAGTGCTTATGGCGGTGGCAAACCTTGGCTTCAGCTGCGCTATAACAGAGCCTCCATGGAGCACCTTGGCGCATCCGAATACACTATTTTTAACTTCCTACTACCGGGTGTTCCTGTGCTACCATTAGATGTGCTCACTACTAATAACGTTTCCCAAGAGACAATCGAAACGCTGGAAAAGTTCCGCGGCTCATCGTCGTTCCAACACGGACAGTTCAGCATGTACAACGATGCGAACCTAACTTCTTTAGCGTACATCCG GCTTAAATCGGGCAACCCCGGATTCCTAGTAGCGCTAAATCTAGCTCAAGAAGAAGCCAAGATGGCAGATTTCAGTGGCATAGATGGAATAGGCAGCGAACTGACTGTCGTCCTGAGTAGCCACAATTATGCTGTCGCAAACATTGTCGCAAA GACAAAGGTACCTGTCAATGCCATACCCTTATCGCCGCAGTCGGCAATCATTGCAACGTACGTACCGACTAAGTAA
- the LOC128272450 gene encoding Golgi to ER traffic protein 4 homolog, which yields MASQAKTKQEKPDSSRGVSRVLEKLDASFKTKNFYEAHQMYHTLYFRYTAQAKHDDLLDLLYDGAVKMLDHGQYSSGADLGLLMIDTLETVETTIVPAENWMERISEIIKKIKPSILERDTVLEKAINWSGMVAKSPSGHSLMHKLIAQIMYNEDNIPQARYHMSLSRDGFSCAFLLIELSQTQGYEGEVDLFVAQMVLQQLCLKETAAATETFATYIQFHPRIACTDPPFPRPLLNFLFFLLQAIEHHERKYTMFRVLCDLYRPSLDRDPSYERYLHKIGITFFGARQQTQMRTFAFDELLNQFFQDLGADYGDEPSNGRRNGDGSDTSLHGDVD from the exons ATGGCTTCCCAAGCAAAAACTAAACAAGAAAAACCCGACTCATCACGCGGTGTATCACGCGTGTTGGAGAAACTGGACGCATCCTTCAAAACGAAAAATTTCTATGAAGCGCACCAGATGTACCACACGCTCTACTTTCGCTACACTGCGCAAGCGAAACACGACGACCTGCTAGATTTGCTCTACGATGGTGCGGTCAAGATGTTGGACCACGGGCAGTATAGTAGTGGCGCCGATCTTGGTTTGCTCATGATAGATACGCTGGAGACTGTGGAAACAACTATTGTACCAGCAGAAAACTGGATGGAGCGGATCAGTGAGATAATTAAGAAAATTAAACCGAGCATCCTAGAGCGAGATACAGTCCTG GAAAAAGCAATCAACTGGAGTGGTATGGTTGCAAAATCACCCAGCGGCCATTCACTGATGCATAAACTCATCGCGCAAATTATGTACAATGAAGACAACATCCCGCAAGCTCGCTATCACATGTCGCTGTCACGCGACGGTTTTAGTTGTGCGTTCCTACTAATAGAACTGAGCCAAACGCAGGGATACGAGGGAGAAGTTGATCTATTCGTGGCTCAAATGGTGCTACAGCAACTCTGCTTAAAAGAGACAGCGGCAGCCACCGAAACCTTTGCAACATACATTCAGTTTCATCCTCGAATAGCGTGTACCGATCCCCCATTCCCCCGGCCACTGTtgaattttctcttctttctgCTACAAGCGATCGAACATCACGAGCGGAAATACACCATGTTTCGGGTTCTTTGCGACCTGTACCGTCCATCCCTCGACAGAGATCCTTCGTACGAGCGGTATTTACACAAGATTGGTATCACCTTTTTCGGAGCCCGCCAGCAAACACAAATGCGAACGTTCGCATTCGACGAATTGCTGAATCAGTTCTTCCAAGATCTTGGTGCGGATTATGGGGACGAACCATCGAACGGGCGTCGGAACGGAGATGGAAGCGATACCAGCTTGCATGGGGATGTTGATTAG
- the LOC128272489 gene encoding glucose-induced degradation protein 8 homolog, whose protein sequence is MSCNDKNDGISKEEWQSRLESFPFKQDDINKLIMNYLVTEGFKEAAEKFQAESGVIPTVDLGSLDNRILIRKAVQNGFIQEATHLVNQLHPELLDNDRYLYFHLQQLHLIELIRAGKIEEALTFAQTQISEAGESNPGVLNELERTLALLAFEKPQNSPFADLLDQTHRQKVASELNAAILKMEHQEQSSPRMINILKLILWAQTELDKKNVKYPKMVDLATATIEPK, encoded by the coding sequence ATGAGCTGCAACGATAAGAATGATGGCATCTCGAAGGAAGAGTGGCAGAGCCGTCTAGAATCGTTTCCGTTCAAACAGGACGATATCAATAAGTTGATTATGAATTATTTGGTTACAGAGGGCTTTAAAGAAGCGGCAGAAAAATTTCAAGCAGAATCTGGCGTCATTCCGACAGTCGATCTCGGGTCATTGGATAACAGGATCCTGATCAGGAAAGCTGTACAGAATGGTTTCATACAGGAGGCGACACATCTTGTTAACCAATTGCATCCGGAATTACTCGACAACGATCGCTATCTGTACTTTCATTTGCAACAGCTCCATCTGATTGAGCTTATTCGAGCTGGTAAAATCGAAGAAGCGCTTACTTTTGCTCAAACTCAGATATCCGAGGCTGGCGAAAGCAATCCAGGGGTGCTGAACGAGTTGGAACGAACACTTGCCTTGTTAGCATTCGAGAAACCCCAGAATAGCCCATTTGCCGATCTTTTGGATCAGACACATCGCCAGAAGGTGGCAAGCGAGCTAAACGCAGCGATTCTAAAAATGGAGCATCAGGAACAATCTAGTCCACGTATGATAAACATCCTAAAGCTGATTCTTTGGGCGCAAACCGAgttggacaaaaaaaacgtcaaGTACCCGAAGATGGTGGATTTGGCAACGGCTACTATTGAACCGAAATAA
- the LOC128272473 gene encoding neuferricin homolog isoform X2 has product MTFSRTLFLHILFSQYFNYRVKTQICANHLFSESELQRYNGQFNEELYLAILGHVYDVSKGAKHYGPGEAYHMFVGHDASRAFITGEFEQYNDSLSDVSALTDDELQQLFTWKEFYDKTYPYLGKIRGRYFDDGGRETAYLHDVRARATKSVQATRDGPKYPSCNVEWKVQHGTRVWCTNRSGTGRDRQWVGRPRKVLPAAGSDEKRAVQFCACLPEDVTDALYVTFPNCDEHADSCTIPDH; this is encoded by the exons ATGACTTTCAGTAGAACTCTATTCCTCCACATTCTG TTTTCACAGTACTTCAACTATCGGGTCAAGACACAGATCTGCGCAAACCATTTGTTTAGCGAGTCTGAGTTACAGCGCTACAATGGACAGTTCAACGAGGAGCTATACCTCGCGATCTTAGGTCATGTTTACGACGTTAGCAAGGGCGCTAAACACTATGGTCCTGGTGAAGCGTATCACATGTTTGTAG GTCACGACGCATCCAGGGCGTTCATTACCGGCGAGTTTGAGCAGTACAATGATAGTTTGAGCGATGTATCCGCACTGACCGACGATGAATTGCAGCAACTGTTTACGTGGAAAGAGTTCTACGACAAAACTTATCCATACCTGGGCAAAATAAGGGGTCGCTACTTTGACGATGGAGGAAGAGAGACCGCTTATTTGCATGATGTTCGGGCGCGGGCTACGAAGTCTGTGCAAGCAACCAGAGATGGCCCCAAATATCCTTCCTGTAACGTCGAATGGAAAGTGCAACATGGAACGCGCGTTTGGTGTACTAATCGTAGTGGTACGGGCCGGGACCGTCAATGGGTGGGCCGTCCACGGAAAGTTCTCCCAGCTGCGGGCAGCGATGAGAAGCGTGCCGTACAGTTTTGCGCCTGCCTACCGGAAGACGTCACTGATGCCCTATACGTCACATTTCCCAATTGCGATGAACATGCAGACTCTTGTACGATTCCCGATCACTAA
- the LOC128272473 gene encoding neuferricin homolog isoform X1: MTFSRTLFLHILVVTLACVCISLLTQNYAQFSQYFNYRVKTQICANHLFSESELQRYNGQFNEELYLAILGHVYDVSKGAKHYGPGEAYHMFVGHDASRAFITGEFEQYNDSLSDVSALTDDELQQLFTWKEFYDKTYPYLGKIRGRYFDDGGRETAYLHDVRARATKSVQATRDGPKYPSCNVEWKVQHGTRVWCTNRSGTGRDRQWVGRPRKVLPAAGSDEKRAVQFCACLPEDVTDALYVTFPNCDEHADSCTIPDH; encoded by the exons ATGACTTTCAGTAGAACTCTATTCCTCCACATTCTGGTAGTGACCCTTGCATGCGTGTGTATTTCGTTACTTACCCAGAATTATGCGCAGTTTTCACAGTACTTCAACTATCGGGTCAAGACACAGATCTGCGCAAACCATTTGTTTAGCGAGTCTGAGTTACAGCGCTACAATGGACAGTTCAACGAGGAGCTATACCTCGCGATCTTAGGTCATGTTTACGACGTTAGCAAGGGCGCTAAACACTATGGTCCTGGTGAAGCGTATCACATGTTTGTAG GTCACGACGCATCCAGGGCGTTCATTACCGGCGAGTTTGAGCAGTACAATGATAGTTTGAGCGATGTATCCGCACTGACCGACGATGAATTGCAGCAACTGTTTACGTGGAAAGAGTTCTACGACAAAACTTATCCATACCTGGGCAAAATAAGGGGTCGCTACTTTGACGATGGAGGAAGAGAGACCGCTTATTTGCATGATGTTCGGGCGCGGGCTACGAAGTCTGTGCAAGCAACCAGAGATGGCCCCAAATATCCTTCCTGTAACGTCGAATGGAAAGTGCAACATGGAACGCGCGTTTGGTGTACTAATCGTAGTGGTACGGGCCGGGACCGTCAATGGGTGGGCCGTCCACGGAAAGTTCTCCCAGCTGCGGGCAGCGATGAGAAGCGTGCCGTACAGTTTTGCGCCTGCCTACCGGAAGACGTCACTGATGCCCTATACGTCACATTTCCCAATTGCGATGAACATGCAGACTCTTGTACGATTCCCGATCACTAA
- the LOC128272441 gene encoding E3 ubiquitin-protein ligase MARCHF5, whose product MLSSDQDTNNANSQQDASEQRGFIRRPGINIASIVAGPPSQDPPLHAEQEERYCWVCFATEEDDRLAPWVEPCNCRGATKWVHQSCLLRWIDEKQKGNPFKNINCPQCQTEYIIILPSMGSFAAFLERLDTFAKRLSPCLAAGVIACSVYWSALTFGAVTVLQSTGYEKGLSLLGEAEPYALMLCLPTIPVALILGRMFRWEDIVLRFLQKRQFRDRQYPIISLILPVNNEPTPGNPLPAPLPLSTINTSDPLSVTRIFCGALILPTVSAIVGNMFFSSVKNDLRRTILGGFAFVAVKGVLKMYYHQKKYNRATRRYILDYTTENVRKYVARTNNHSTAVAAERTVEQQQQQAEPQENEERESPMMPSSTVPNATGAP is encoded by the exons ATGCTGTCTAGCGATCAGGATACCAACAACGCCAACTCTCAGCAGGATGCAAGCGAACAACGAGGTTTTATACGGCGGCCTGGGATCAATATTGCGTCTATTGTGGCTGGTCCGCCGTCGCAGGATCCTCCACTTCATGCTGAGCAGGAGGAACGATACTGCTGGGTTTGCTTTGCCACAGAAGAGGATGATCGGTTAGCTCCTTGGGTTGAACCGTGCAATTGTCGCGGTGCCACAAAGTGGGTTCATCAGTCGTGCTTGCTGCGATGGATCGACGAAAAGCAAAAGGGCAATCCTTTCAAAAACATCAACTGTCCACAATGCCAGACGGAGTACATTATCATCCTGCCGTCTATGGGTAGCTTTGCGGCGTTTCTTGAGCGTCTGGACACTTTCGCGAAACGCTTGAGTCCTTGTTTGGCTGCTGGTGTGATTGCCTGTTCTGTCTACTGGTCGGCTCTGACGTTCGGTGCCGTGACGGTGTTGCAATCGACAGGCTACGAGAAAGGTCTATCATTGCTGGGGGAAGCTGAACCGTACGCATTAATGCTATGCCTACCCACGATACCGGTTGCCCTTATTCTCGGACGCATGTTTCGTTGGGAAGATATTGTTCTACGGTTTTTGCAAAAACGCCAGTTTCGGGACCGTCAGTATCCCATTATCTCGCTGATACTGCCAGTGAA CAACGAACCGACTCCTGGCAATCCGTTACCGGCACCCCTTCCTCTTAGCACGATCAACACTTCGGACCCACTCTCGGTGACTCGTATCTTCTGCGGTGCGCTCATCCTGCCAACTGTTTCGGCAATCGTTGGTAACATGTTTTTCTCGTCGGTGAAGAATGACTTACGCCGCACCATACTCGGTGGGTTCGCATTCGTGGCGGTCAAAGGAGTTCTGAAGATGTACTATCACCAAAAAAAGTACAATCGAGCCACTCGGCGCTACATTCTGGATTACACAACTGAAAACGTTCGGAAATATGTGGCGCGTACAAATAATCATTCGACAGCGGTGGCTGCCGAACGGACGGtagaacagcagcaacagcaagcagAGCCACAAGAAAACGAGGAACGAGAATCGCCAATGATGCCATCGTCAACCGTGCCGAATGCCACTGGCGCACCCTAA